The Arachis ipaensis cultivar K30076 chromosome B07, Araip1.1, whole genome shotgun sequence genome includes a window with the following:
- the LOC107608922 gene encoding NAC domain-containing protein 86-like has product MAPVSLPPGFRFHPTDEELVAYYLKRKINGRKIELEIIAEVDLYKCEPWDLPGKSLLPGKDLEWYFFSPRDRKYPNGSRTNRATKSGYWKATGKDRKVNSQCRAVGMKKTLVYYRGRAPHGSRTDWVMHEYRLDDRECENASSGLQDAYALCRVFKKSAVITPKVDEEHHHHHHYVNANNHNNSSHALPITSDQSSSMELYSEGRGEDLDNSSNYLVPIDTTCTLPLNNMVMNNNNSDASFNSRDNNGKWSQFVSEDPLFSFPTSSSSFANSYGSITYPPSKVDIALECARMQHRFTMPPLEVEDFPHVGTSELKMTELTSGAASAVHGTRNETDILQEILSVAHASQELINHSSYSSSWGGDGGGNHENCATHGDDFTFMVGSTNYNNNNLNDINSMRYVDRNWEDPNSSRSIDIGYLDEEFKGERMVENLRWVGMSTKDLEKNFTEEQKIVPIEDISSFRTNNKEENEVQESEQHHSNKELLINDFSLGFNPNNNNSENFLDDDHNNMDNDDYSSSPSFEVIEEIRVSHGSMFVSTRRVADTFFHQIVPSQTVQVHLLNPVITSNEEETLMMIMERNQGYFGDFLFRTIATAFVFIFALVFVHCDYLKEEVELVKRKRSSQSSSKIMKWSNNNKVWFVGFKSSEKGFGAILKKIGIFLTISLALCTMWANHVIVNP; this is encoded by the exons ATGGCACCAGTTTCATTACCCCCAGGTTTCAGGTTCCATCCAACCGATGAAGAACTTGTTGCTTATTACCTCAAAAGGAAGATCAATGGCCGTAAGATTGAGTTGGAGATCATTGCTGAAGTTGATCTCTACAAGTGTGAACCATGGGACTTGCCAG GGAAGTCATTGTTACCGGGGAAGGATTTGGAGTGGTATTTCTTTAGTCCTCGAGATAGGAAGTATCCAAATGGGTCAAGAACGAACCGTGCAACAAAATCTGGGTATTGGAAGGCGACAGGGAAGgacagaaaagtaaattcacaatgTCGTGCTGTGGGTATGAAGAAAACCCTAGTTTACTATCGTGGAAGGGCACCTCATGGCTCTCGCACTGATTGGGTTATGCATGAATATCGTCTTGATGATAGAGAATGTGAAAATGCTTCTTCTGGCTTGCAG GATGCATATGCACTTTGTCGTGTGTTCAAGAAGAGTGCAGTGATAACCCCTAAAGTTGATGAGgaacatcatcatcaccatcactaTGTTAATGCTAATAATCACAATAATAGCAGCCATGCTTTGCCAATTACAAGTGATCAATCGTCAAGTATGGAGTTATATTCTGAAGGAAGGGGTGAAGATTTGGATAATAGCTCTAATTATTTGGTTCCCATCGATACTACTTGCACACTACCCCTCAACAACATGGTGATGAACAATAATAATAGTGATGCTTCTTTCAATAGTAGGGATAATAATGGGAAATGGTCACAATTTGTTTCAGAAGATCCATTGTTCAGCTTTCCAACTTCCTCCTCATCATTTGCTAATAGTTATGGATCTATAACATATCCTCCATCCAAG GTGGATATAGCACTAGAGTGTGCAAGGATGCAACATAGGTTCACCATGCCTCCATTGGAGGTAGAGGACTTCCCTCATGTTGGAACCTCGGAGCTGAAAATGACAGAATTAACCTCGGGTGCCGCATCCGCCGTGCACGGAACCCGAAACGAAACGGATATCTTGCAGGAAATTCTTTCGGTTGCTCATGCTTCCCAGGAGTTGATAAACCACTCCAGCTACTCATCATCATGgggtggtgatggtggtggcaACCATGAAAATTGTGCAACTCATGGAGATGATTTCACTTTCATGGTTGGTAGCACTaactacaataataataatttgaatGACATTAACTCCATGAGATATGTTGATAGAAATTGGGAAGATCCAAACAGTTCAAGATCCATTGATATTGGATATTTGGATGAAGAATTTAAGGGAGAGAGGATGGTAGAGAATTTAAGATGGGTTGGAATGTCTACAAAAGATTTAGAAAAG AACTTCACGGAAGAGCAAAAGATTGTTCCAATAGAGGATATATCAAGCTTCCGGACAAATAATAAAGAAGAAAATGAGGTGCAAG AATCTGAGCAACACCATAGCAACAAGGAACTATTGATCAATGATTTCTCATTAGGGTTCAACCCTAATAACAACAACAGCGAGAACTTTCTAGATGATGATCATAACAACATGGATAACGATGATTACTCAAGTTCTCCAAGCTTTGAAGTCATTGAGGAAATAAGGGTCAGCCATGGATCAATGTTTGTTTCGACTCGCCGCGTCGCTGACACATTCTTCCACCAAATAGTTCCTTCACAAACCGTCCAGGTTCACCTCCTCAATCCAGTGATaacaagcaatgaagaagagacattgatgatgataatggagAGGAATCAAGGGTATTTCGGGGATTTTCTTTTCAGGACAATAGCAACTGCGtttgtgttcatctttgcacttgtATTCGTGCATTGTGATTATTTGAAGGAAGAAGTGGAATTGGTGAAGAGAAAGAGATCATCACAATCATCATCTAAGATCATGAAATGGAGCAACAATAATAAGGTTTGGTTTGTTGGTTTCAAGAGTAGTGAGAAGGGATTTGGTGCAATTTTAAAGAAAATAGGGATTTTTCTCACAATATCTTTGGCTCTTTGTACCATGTGGGCTAACCATGTTATTGTTAACCCTTGA